A region from the candidate division KSB1 bacterium genome encodes:
- a CDS encoding LptF/LptG family permease, whose amino-acid sequence MRNPLSLKTLTRYILKEHIGPFLFAITLLTLIFLLNILFRDLGRMLSRGVHILTFLELLGLNLAWIFALSFPMGVLVSTLFTFGKFSAENEITAIKASGISFLQLLKPVLIAGILLAAGLIVYNNTILPEFNHRARLLSEDIYRKIPTIKIEPNVVFTDIPDINLFTKKIIDQDSSSRLETIIIDDLTNPNKRKTILAQWGILQFDKEADRLIMDLYDGEIHEVDYNNLSDYRRGTFNRHRLSIDIPGLSLKRSSSSYRGDREKSTQMMERDIKKHRESIATRNERIATLIEQQFVNELPLDLFQNLNGPITPSNSDVYIYDKTNTDLFKIVKTRLKNSRNQIKQEKRLIRSYSRNISSLQVEIHKKYSIPVACIIFIFVGAPLGIVTKKGNMGVAVAISMLFFLMFWVGLIQGEILADRQIVSPAFAMWSADIIMGIIGLVLVVFTVGEVNPLRIRKLKRKYPEETIKDSTLLSSDLVSKKFVESSKKPEQVDSMQDKQIEIKEDINDEGSPSHDSDSVFLKRIQAAKGLDLKLLYDVFEDIAHPLSLEDRFYFYELLEEMKKYEPHYPEKLKREFLNFCQRH is encoded by the coding sequence ATGAGAAATCCACTATCTTTAAAAACTCTTACCCGCTACATTCTAAAAGAGCATATTGGGCCCTTTTTATTTGCCATCACCCTGTTAACCCTCATATTTCTTTTAAACATTTTATTTCGTGATTTAGGACGAATGCTTAGCCGGGGAGTCCACATACTCACTTTTTTGGAATTACTCGGATTAAATTTAGCATGGATATTTGCCCTTTCATTCCCGATGGGTGTTCTCGTTTCCACACTTTTCACATTCGGTAAATTTTCAGCTGAGAATGAAATCACGGCAATAAAAGCTAGTGGCATCAGTTTTCTTCAACTGCTTAAGCCTGTTTTGATTGCCGGTATTTTATTGGCAGCCGGATTAATTGTTTACAACAACACAATACTGCCTGAGTTTAATCATCGTGCTCGACTTTTATCAGAAGATATTTATCGAAAAATTCCTACTATAAAAATAGAACCAAATGTGGTATTTACGGATATTCCCGATATCAATTTATTCACAAAGAAGATTATCGATCAGGATAGCAGTTCTCGCTTGGAAACTATAATTATAGATGATTTAACCAATCCCAATAAACGAAAAACAATCCTTGCACAATGGGGGATTCTGCAATTCGACAAAGAAGCTGACCGTTTAATCATGGATTTATATGATGGCGAGATCCACGAAGTAGACTACAATAATCTTTCGGATTATCGTAGGGGAACATTCAACCGACATAGACTAAGCATCGATATTCCCGGGCTTTCCCTTAAAAGAAGCAGCTCAAGTTATCGGGGTGATCGAGAAAAAAGTACACAAATGATGGAAAGAGATATCAAAAAACATCGAGAATCCATAGCTACAAGGAATGAACGGATTGCCACTCTGATTGAGCAGCAATTTGTAAACGAATTACCTCTTGATCTATTTCAAAACCTAAATGGTCCGATTACACCATCTAATAGCGATGTATATATATATGATAAAACCAACACTGATCTATTCAAAATTGTGAAGACCCGGTTAAAAAACTCTCGAAACCAAATCAAACAGGAAAAACGATTAATTCGAAGTTATTCCCGTAACATCAGTTCACTTCAAGTTGAAATCCACAAAAAATATTCAATCCCCGTAGCATGTATCATTTTTATTTTTGTCGGAGCGCCACTTGGAATTGTAACCAAAAAGGGCAACATGGGTGTAGCTGTGGCAATTAGCATGCTGTTTTTTTTGATGTTTTGGGTTGGGTTAATCCAGGGAGAAATTCTTGCAGACCGTCAGATAGTTAGCCCTGCCTTTGCGATGTGGTCTGCAGACATTATTATGGGAATAATTGGATTGGTTCTTGTAGTTTTTACGGTCGGGGAAGTTAATCCATTAAGAATAAGAAAACTGAAAAGGAAGTACCCTGAAGAAACTATTAAGGATTCAACATTATTATCTTCTGATTTAGTCAGCAAAAAATTTGTTGAGTCGTCTAAAAAACCCGAGCAAGTAGACTCAATGCAAGATAAACAAATAGAAATCAAAGAAGATATAAATGACGAAGGAAGTCCAAGCCATGATTCGGATTCTGTTTTCTTAAAGCGTATACAAGCTGCCAAGGGATTAGATTTAAAACTACTTTATGATGTATTTGAGGATATTGCTCATCCCCTATCACTTGAGGATCGTTTTTATTTTTATGAACTTTTAGAGGAAATGAAAAAATATGAGCCACATTACCCTGAGAAGCTTAAAAGAGAATTTTTAAATTTTTGTCAAAGACACTAA
- the lptG gene encoding LPS export ABC transporter permease LptG has product MNKFDQYISRQFFYTLVFAVVIFTIFFMIIDLVENLDKFIDRKVPNEIVIQYYIYFIPYIIIFIIPIAVLLSTLFSVGNMARHNELIAMQTSGVSLNRIATPLLILGFVISLLMILFTEYVMPPASQKKFTIKRKYLDRVSEKIFLQQNNINILQDENTRVFISHFDSKENTAYDVMIQEYKQGSLVERVDAKKMRWQDGHWIMEEGISRIFTKDTEQIAPFETLEVRNFDIGPTELGKVQKKPNEMNHSELRKFIRRVERNGSDTTKWLVDLHMKFSFPFSNFVIVLFGIPLAASGKRSGKALGFGISLGFCFLFFGLVKTLQTLGYNGILHPVLASWGSNIIIAGIGILLMATARK; this is encoded by the coding sequence ATGAACAAGTTTGATCAGTATATTTCCAGACAATTTTTCTATACGCTTGTTTTTGCAGTTGTTATATTCACTATATTTTTTATGATAATCGACCTGGTTGAAAACCTTGATAAATTCATCGATAGAAAAGTACCAAATGAAATAGTGATTCAGTATTATATCTACTTTATTCCTTATATTATTATTTTCATCATACCGATTGCTGTTTTGTTATCCACCCTATTTTCAGTAGGAAACATGGCTCGCCACAATGAATTAATTGCAATGCAGACCTCAGGGGTCAGTTTAAATCGAATTGCAACTCCCCTGTTGATACTGGGGTTCGTCATTAGTTTGTTGATGATTCTTTTTACGGAATACGTTATGCCGCCGGCCAGCCAAAAGAAATTTACTATAAAACGTAAATATCTCGACAGAGTATCGGAAAAGATATTCTTGCAACAAAATAATATTAATATTTTGCAGGATGAAAATACCAGAGTGTTCATTTCACATTTTGACAGCAAGGAGAACACCGCGTATGATGTAATGATCCAGGAGTATAAACAGGGAAGTTTGGTTGAACGTGTTGATGCAAAGAAAATGCGCTGGCAAGACGGCCATTGGATAATGGAAGAAGGAATTTCCAGGATTTTCACAAAGGACACTGAGCAAATTGCTCCTTTTGAAACCCTGGAAGTCAGGAATTTTGACATTGGCCCTACGGAATTAGGAAAAGTTCAAAAAAAACCCAATGAGATGAATCACAGCGAACTTCGTAAATTTATACGAAGGGTTGAGAGAAATGGTTCTGACACCACCAAATGGCTGGTAGATTTACACATGAAATTCTCATTCCCCTTTTCCAATTTCGTAATCGTACTTTTTGGTATTCCTCTGGCCGCTTCAGGTAAAAGAAGCGGAAAAGCTCTTGGATTTGGGATTAGCCTGGGGTTTTGCTTCTTGTTCTTTGGATTGGTAAAAACGCTGCAAACTTTAGGTTATAATGGCATTTTACACCCGGTTTTGGCAAGCTGGGGAAGCAATATCATCATTGCCGGGATAGGGATTCTTTTGATGGCAACAGCTAGAAAATAA
- the traF gene encoding conjugal transfer protein TraF, producing MKKLKKITVFILFYALFWTVSSEAQNYANARSLGMGQMYTAVARGLAAPLWNPANLALNDRPPFALGLLGVGLNVGNNSFSKKHYDAYIGQYLSSADIQTILATVPDDGLSLDVISDVQAVGFAVGYFALTVSAKAASNLKISKDYLRLFLEGIRWNESYDIGNNAGEAFGYTSVTTSVAFPLGKFLFNKLYFGANFNYLIGLGYSNVVESSGEFYNGFESQGKGNVKVRYAQGGSGFSGDIGFAAKQEKWTFGLSLKNVFSKINWDKDTEQFEAYFYTDGTLNVENSSDKDSVIIHGDQTVAIDPFSTTLPGEIQFGVARRGSNFLIAFDYHQGFSERPGVTTKPYFGFGTEWSGIGFFPLRFGIGFGGRNGVSVSTGFGLKLGFIHIDSGVSISGGLVPSKAKAIGLALSTAFVF from the coding sequence ATGAAAAAACTTAAAAAAATCACCGTTTTTATTCTCTTTTATGCTTTGTTTTGGACAGTAAGTTCCGAAGCACAAAATTATGCCAATGCACGCAGTCTTGGAATGGGCCAGATGTATACAGCAGTAGCTCGGGGATTAGCCGCACCGCTTTGGAATCCTGCTAATTTAGCACTAAACGACCGGCCGCCTTTTGCCCTTGGACTTTTGGGCGTAGGATTGAATGTAGGAAACAACAGCTTTTCAAAAAAGCATTATGATGCTTATATTGGTCAATATCTTTCATCCGCGGATATACAAACAATTCTTGCTACCGTCCCGGATGATGGGCTGAGCCTGGATGTGATTTCTGATGTTCAGGCTGTCGGTTTTGCAGTGGGTTATTTTGCATTGACTGTTTCCGCCAAAGCCGCTTCCAACCTTAAAATATCAAAGGATTACTTACGCCTTTTTTTAGAGGGAATTCGATGGAATGAAAGTTACGATATCGGTAATAATGCGGGTGAGGCGTTTGGATATACCAGTGTAACGACCTCAGTTGCATTTCCACTTGGTAAGTTTTTGTTTAATAAATTGTACTTTGGGGCCAATTTTAATTATTTGATCGGGTTAGGATACAGCAATGTAGTAGAATCCAGCGGTGAGTTTTATAACGGTTTTGAAAGCCAGGGTAAAGGAAATGTTAAAGTTCGTTACGCACAAGGCGGATCCGGATTTTCGGGCGATATCGGATTTGCGGCAAAGCAGGAGAAATGGACATTCGGCCTCTCGTTAAAGAATGTCTTCAGCAAAATAAATTGGGATAAAGATACGGAGCAATTTGAAGCCTATTTTTATACGGACGGCACTTTGAATGTAGAAAACTCTTCTGATAAAGATTCGGTTATCATCCACGGTGACCAGACAGTGGCTATCGATCCGTTTTCTACAACGCTGCCAGGTGAAATCCAATTTGGTGTTGCGAGACGGGGAAGCAATTTTCTGATTGCCTTCGATTATCACCAGGGATTTTCGGAGAGACCAGGAGTTACAACCAAGCCTTATTTTGGATTTGGAACCGAATGGAGTGGGATTGGATTTTTTCCATTGCGTTTTGGTATTGGTTTTGGGGGCAGAAATGGAGTTTCGGTATCAACAGGATTTGGTCTTAAACTGGGATTTATTCATATAGATTCAGGGGTTAGTATTAGCGGTGGATTAGTACCATCAAAAGCAAAAGCAATAGGATTGGCGCTTTCGACCGCATTTGTTTTTTAA